GGAGATTATTAGATATGAAAAAACTAACTGATGAAGAAGTAGACGAAATAATCAATTTAGCATACACTACTTCTGCAAACTATATATTAAATTACATGAATAAAAAAGACTTTGAAGATATTGATATTACTATTAATTTAGATACTGGTAATGATAGTTTTGATATTGATATAGATATTAAC
This genomic interval from Candidatus Methanosphaera massiliense contains the following:
- a CDS encoding DUF3194 domain-containing protein — translated: MKKLTDEEVDEIINLAYTTSANYILNYMNKKDFEDIDITINLDTGNDSFDIDIDINLDTDAPLPNNLAENAIDASIHAVDEYIEKRNSNL